The Marinobacter subterrani genome has a segment encoding these proteins:
- a CDS encoding MinD/ParA family ATP-binding protein — translation MSKAQPVQVIAVSGGKGGVGKSNVSVNLGIALAQKGRRVVLLDADLGLANIDVLLGITANRNLQDVLAGECDLRDVLVNGPGGIKIVPASSGTQRMTQLSPMEHAGLISAFSELADQIDVLIVDTAAGISESVVSFLRASQELLLVVVDEPTSITDCYALIKLMNRDYGTNRFRILANQVKNEQEGRHLFEKLTRVTERFLDVGLQYVGMVPYDEAVKKAVQRQRAVLDAYPRSKASLAIKALAEKVDNWPLPSSPRGHLEFFVERLVEV, via the coding sequence ATGAGCAAAGCACAACCTGTACAGGTGATCGCGGTTTCCGGCGGCAAGGGTGGAGTCGGCAAAAGCAATGTGTCGGTTAACCTCGGAATTGCCCTGGCACAGAAAGGCCGCAGGGTGGTGCTTCTCGATGCCGACCTGGGGCTGGCCAATATCGATGTACTGCTGGGCATTACCGCCAACCGCAACCTGCAGGATGTGCTGGCCGGGGAGTGTGATCTCAGGGACGTTCTTGTTAATGGCCCCGGGGGCATCAAGATCGTTCCGGCCTCGTCCGGCACCCAGCGCATGACCCAACTGAGCCCGATGGAGCATGCCGGGTTGATCAGCGCGTTCAGCGAACTGGCTGACCAGATTGATGTCCTGATTGTCGATACAGCAGCAGGCATTTCCGAGTCGGTGGTGAGTTTTCTGAGAGCGTCCCAGGAGCTGCTCCTGGTGGTCGTTGACGAACCCACCTCGATCACCGACTGTTATGCCCTGATCAAGCTCATGAACCGGGATTACGGCACCAACCGGTTCCGCATACTTGCCAATCAGGTGAAAAATGAGCAGGAAGGGCGTCATCTCTTCGAGAAACTGACCCGGGTCACCGAGCGCTTCCTGGACGTGGGGCTACAATACGTCGGTATGGTGCCTTACGATGAAGCTGTCAAAAAGGCGGTGCAGCGTCAGCGCGCAGTGCTGGATGCCTATCCCAGATCGAAAGCGTCCCTGGCGATCAAGGCTCTGGCGGAGAAAGTTGATAACTGGCCGCTGCCTTCCTCTCCCCGCGGTCATCTGGAATTCTTTGTGGAGCGGCTCGTCGAAGTCTGA
- the flhA gene encoding flagellar biosynthesis protein FlhA yields MDRALVLNNVKTLTRGNLGVPVMVMGLLGMMILPMPAFLLDVFFTFNITLSIVILLVCVYALRPMEFASFPTVLLVATLLRLALNVASTRIVLLNGHEGGAAAGKVIQSFGEVLIGGNFAVGLVVFAILMIINFLVVTKGAGRVSEVSARFTLDAMPGKQMAIDADLNAGLINQDEAKHRRAEIAQEADFYGSMDGASKFVKGDAVAGLLILAINLVGGVAIGMLQHSLDFGVAMQRYALLTIGDGLVAQIPSLLLSTSAAIMVTRVTSSQDMGGQILQQMFSAPKALSISAGILIILGLIPGMPHVAFLGLGSLAGGAAWYIWKQQRQTIEEEGVFPGRGGAAGAPRPAGRDLPPGGDAGSDQGRQLPAPGETKELGWDDVATVDIVGLEVGYRLIPLVDKSQGGQLLSRIKGVRKKMSQDLGFLMPSVHIRDNLDLMPNVYRITLMGVTIAEAEIHPDRELAIDPGQVFGKIEGIEGKDPAFGLDACWIEPDRKDQAQTLGYTVVDASTVVATHLNQVLQKHAHELLGHEEVQKWLDQLEKVSPKLAEELVPTTVSISLLLKVLQNLLREEVPIRDMRSIAEAIVNVHPKSQDPKLLTMVARQSLRRMIVQSICGNESEIPVITLDPDLEQLLLKSVQQSQQSGGQEDIGLVLEPNMVEKLQRSLQESVQRQEMLGKPAILLVSGPLRPVLARFASYGVERLHVLSYQEVPDNKQITIVASVGQ; encoded by the coding sequence ATGGACAGAGCTTTAGTCCTCAATAATGTCAAAACCCTGACGCGGGGCAACCTGGGTGTGCCTGTCATGGTCATGGGGCTGTTGGGCATGATGATCCTGCCCATGCCCGCGTTTCTTCTCGACGTGTTCTTTACCTTCAATATCACGCTCTCAATTGTCATTCTGCTGGTGTGTGTCTATGCGCTCCGGCCGATGGAATTCGCGTCCTTCCCGACCGTGTTGCTGGTAGCGACCCTGCTGCGCCTGGCGCTGAACGTGGCGTCAACGCGGATTGTGCTGTTGAACGGCCACGAGGGAGGTGCCGCCGCCGGTAAGGTTATCCAGTCGTTCGGGGAGGTGCTGATCGGCGGCAACTTCGCGGTTGGCCTGGTGGTGTTTGCCATCCTGATGATTATCAACTTTCTGGTGGTGACCAAGGGTGCCGGCCGGGTGTCCGAGGTGAGTGCGCGCTTCACCCTGGATGCCATGCCCGGTAAGCAGATGGCCATCGATGCCGACCTGAATGCCGGCCTGATCAACCAGGATGAGGCCAAGCATCGGCGGGCGGAAATTGCCCAGGAGGCAGATTTCTATGGCTCGATGGACGGTGCGTCAAAGTTCGTAAAGGGTGATGCAGTAGCAGGCTTGCTGATTCTGGCGATCAACCTGGTGGGCGGGGTGGCCATCGGCATGCTGCAGCACAGTCTGGATTTTGGTGTGGCCATGCAGCGCTACGCCCTGCTGACCATCGGTGACGGCCTGGTGGCGCAGATCCCGTCGCTGCTGCTCTCCACGTCCGCCGCCATCATGGTGACCCGGGTCACCTCCAGCCAGGACATGGGCGGACAAATCCTTCAGCAGATGTTCAGTGCGCCCAAGGCGCTGTCCATTTCCGCCGGCATCCTGATCATCCTGGGCCTGATTCCCGGCATGCCCCATGTCGCGTTTCTTGGCCTGGGTTCGCTGGCTGGAGGCGCCGCCTGGTATATCTGGAAGCAGCAGCGCCAGACCATCGAAGAAGAGGGTGTGTTTCCGGGCCGCGGCGGGGCCGCAGGTGCGCCACGGCCTGCCGGCCGGGACCTGCCTCCGGGCGGTGATGCCGGCAGCGACCAGGGCCGGCAGCTTCCGGCGCCCGGCGAGACCAAAGAGCTGGGCTGGGACGATGTTGCAACCGTGGACATTGTCGGCCTGGAAGTGGGTTACCGCCTGATTCCGCTGGTCGACAAGTCCCAGGGCGGCCAGCTCCTCAGCCGGATCAAGGGCGTGCGCAAGAAGATGTCCCAGGACCTCGGCTTCCTGATGCCGTCGGTGCATATCCGCGACAATCTCGATCTGATGCCCAACGTCTACCGCATCACCCTGATGGGCGTGACCATTGCCGAGGCAGAAATTCACCCTGACCGGGAGTTGGCGATCGATCCCGGCCAGGTATTCGGAAAAATCGAGGGGATCGAGGGCAAGGATCCGGCCTTTGGCCTGGATGCCTGTTGGATAGAGCCGGACCGGAAAGACCAGGCCCAGACCCTGGGCTACACCGTAGTTGATGCCAGCACGGTCGTCGCCACCCACCTGAACCAGGTGCTGCAGAAGCACGCCCATGAGCTGCTGGGCCATGAAGAGGTCCAGAAGTGGTTGGATCAACTGGAGAAAGTTTCACCCAAGCTCGCCGAGGAACTGGTACCGACCACCGTTTCTATCAGCCTGTTGCTCAAGGTGCTGCAGAATCTGCTGCGCGAAGAAGTGCCGATCCGGGATATGCGCTCGATCGCCGAGGCGATCGTCAATGTCCACCCGAAGAGCCAGGATCCGAAGCTGCTGACCATGGTCGCCCGCCAGTCACTGCGCCGGATGATTGTCCAGAGCATCTGCGGCAACGAATCGGAGATACCGGTGATTACCCTGGATCCGGATCTGGAACAGTTATTGCTAAAGTCTGTTCAGCAGAGTCAACAATCCGGCGGTCAGGAAGATATTGGCCTGGTTCTGGAGCCGAACATGGTTGAGAAGCTCCAGCGCTCGCTCCAGGAGAGTGTCCAGCGCCAGGAAATGCTTGGTAAGCCGGCCATCCTGCTGGTGTCCGGGCCCCTGCGGCCGGTTCTGGCCAGGTTTGCCAGTTACGGTGTAGAGCGCCTGCATGTGCTCTCGTACCAGGAAGTGCCAGACAACAAACAGATTACGATCGTGGCGTCCGTTGGCCAGTAA
- a CDS encoding RNA polymerase sigma factor FliA — MTLANNLGLYNQSGAQKPSQLVEEQAPLVKKIALHLMARLPASVQLEDLMQAGMIGLLEAAQRYSSTRGATFETYAGIRIRGAMVDEIRKGDWVPRSVHRNARRISQAIKTVEDRLGREAQDMEVAEELGMGLSEYHSYLSDSNSGRLFSLDELNESGELPIEQTEPRDNPLEGLSSDAFRHSLAKAIEELPEREKLVLSLYYQEELNLKEIGAVLGVSESRVSQIHSQAALRLRGRLSDWQQDAGN, encoded by the coding sequence ATGACATTGGCGAATAATCTTGGACTCTATAACCAGTCGGGTGCCCAGAAGCCTTCTCAGCTTGTTGAGGAGCAAGCGCCACTGGTCAAGAAAATTGCCCTGCACCTGATGGCCCGGCTGCCTGCCTCCGTTCAGTTGGAGGATCTGATGCAGGCCGGCATGATCGGTCTTCTTGAAGCCGCCCAGCGATACAGCTCTACCAGGGGCGCAACCTTTGAGACCTACGCCGGTATCCGGATTCGTGGTGCCATGGTGGACGAGATTCGCAAGGGTGACTGGGTACCCCGTTCCGTGCATCGTAATGCCCGCCGTATATCCCAGGCCATCAAGACCGTTGAAGATCGCCTTGGCCGGGAAGCCCAGGATATGGAAGTGGCGGAAGAACTGGGCATGGGACTGTCCGAGTACCATTCCTACCTCTCCGATTCCAACAGCGGCCGACTTTTTAGTCTTGATGAGCTCAATGAATCCGGCGAGCTGCCGATAGAACAGACAGAGCCACGGGACAACCCGCTCGAAGGTCTGTCGTCCGATGCCTTCCGACACAGCCTCGCGAAAGCGATCGAAGAGCTGCCGGAGCGTGAAAAGCTGGTATTGAGCCTGTATTACCAGGAAGAGCTGAACCTCAAGGAAATCGGCGCCGTGCTTGGTGTCAGTGAAAGCCGGGTCAGCCAGATTCACAGCCAGGCCGCCTTGCGCCTCCGGGGGCGCTTGTCGGACTGGCAACAGGATGCCGGCAACTGA
- the flhF gene encoding flagellar biosynthesis protein FlhF, which translates to MKVKRFFAKSMAEALKQVSEQMGPDAVILSNRRVDGGVEIVTALDYDENMARQRLGDQAQEATNGSRLAEMQADQHRRLEDELGRSRDRIREVREKRASVGAGYSGGSFAAVKESVEAGFGGQVAAPARSGVAYSDELAQMRAEISSLKDLMHGRKPEPEVPATTAVQQRLAERLQEFGLGSELAGSLSRRHKAGRLEDGWKQSLKMLCTGVRTSRLEWLDQGGVYALVGPTGSGKTTTIGKLAARYVLKHGADSVALVTTDRYRVAAHEQLFVFGRILNVPVRVVDDSHSLDDILDELSDRHLVLIDTAGLTSADKGYQEQLAELARSHHNIKTHLVVSATSQPRIMKSVWHCYKMANLAGCVMTKIDEALTLGESLGFVMETGLPVAYYTDGQKIPEDLHHAEAVPLVRLAVDRLRTLQQQQAVAEGA; encoded by the coding sequence ATGAAAGTAAAACGGTTTTTTGCCAAGTCCATGGCGGAGGCGTTGAAACAGGTCAGCGAACAGATGGGGCCGGACGCCGTCATTCTCTCAAACCGCCGGGTAGACGGTGGCGTCGAAATCGTGACGGCGCTCGACTATGACGAAAACATGGCGCGCCAGCGCCTGGGCGACCAGGCACAGGAGGCCACCAATGGCTCGCGACTGGCGGAAATGCAAGCCGACCAGCACCGTCGCCTTGAGGACGAACTGGGGCGGTCAAGGGATCGGATCCGAGAGGTCCGGGAAAAAAGGGCCTCCGTCGGCGCAGGGTATTCGGGTGGCTCGTTTGCAGCGGTCAAGGAATCTGTTGAGGCCGGGTTTGGTGGCCAAGTTGCAGCGCCGGCCCGGTCCGGGGTGGCCTATTCCGATGAGCTGGCGCAGATGCGCGCGGAAATCAGCTCCCTGAAAGACCTGATGCATGGCCGCAAGCCGGAGCCTGAGGTTCCGGCCACTACGGCGGTTCAGCAAAGGCTGGCCGAACGGCTGCAGGAATTCGGGCTCGGTAGCGAACTGGCAGGATCACTCTCCCGTCGTCACAAAGCCGGGCGCCTGGAAGATGGCTGGAAGCAGTCCCTGAAAATGCTGTGCACCGGGGTTCGGACCTCACGCTTGGAATGGCTGGATCAGGGCGGCGTCTACGCCCTGGTAGGGCCAACCGGATCGGGTAAAACCACCACCATCGGCAAGCTCGCCGCGCGGTATGTCCTCAAGCATGGCGCTGATTCGGTGGCGCTGGTCACCACCGACCGCTACCGGGTCGCGGCCCACGAGCAGTTGTTTGTTTTCGGCCGTATCCTCAACGTGCCGGTTCGCGTGGTGGATGACAGCCACAGCCTGGATGATATTCTGGACGAGTTGTCAGACCGTCACCTGGTATTGATTGATACCGCCGGGCTCACCAGTGCCGACAAAGGTTATCAGGAACAACTGGCCGAACTGGCGCGCAGCCATCACAATATCAAGACCCATCTGGTGGTTTCGGCTACCAGCCAGCCGCGTATCATGAAATCCGTCTGGCATTGCTATAAGATGGCAAATCTTGCAGGTTGCGTCATGACCAAGATTGACGAAGCCCTGACACTGGGCGAGTCTCTCGGCTTTGTGATGGAAACCGGCCTGCCGGTGGCCTATTACACAGACGGGCAAAAGATTCCCGAAGACCTGCATCACGCAGAGGCTGTTCCGCTGGTGCGACTGGCCGTTGACCGGCTCAGGACCCTCCAGCAACAGCAGGCGGTGGCAGAGGGCGCGTGA